From one Eulemur rufifrons isolate Redbay chromosome 23, OSU_ERuf_1, whole genome shotgun sequence genomic stretch:
- the TRAPPC2L gene encoding trafficking protein particle complex subunit 2-like protein isoform X2: MAVCVAVIAKENYPLYIRSAPTENELKFHYMVHTSLDVVDEKISAMGKALVDQRELYLGLLYPTEDYKVYGYVTNSKVKFVMVVDSSNTALRDNEIRSMFRKLHNSYTDVMCNPFYNPGDRIQSRAFDNMVTSMMIQVC; encoded by the exons ATGGCGGTGTGCGTCGCGGTGATCGCCAAGGAG AATTACCCTCTCTACATCCGCAGCGCTCCCACGGAGAACGAGCTGAAGTTCCACTACATGGTGCACACCTCCCTGGATGTGGTGGACGAGAAGATCTCCGCGATGGGGAAGGCGCTGGTCGACCAGAGGGAGCTCTACCTGGGCCTGCTCTACCCTACGGAGGACTACAAGGT GTACGGCTACGTGACCAACTCCAAAGTGAAGTTCGTCATGGTGGTGGACTCCTCCAACACAGCCCTTCGAGACAACGAAATCCGCAGC ATGTTCCGGAAGCTGCATAACTCCTACACAGACGTGATGTGCAACCCCTTCTACAACCCCGGGGACCGTATCCAGTCGAG GGCCTTTGATAACATGGTGACGTCCATGATGATACAAGTCTGTTGA
- the TRAPPC2L gene encoding trafficking protein particle complex subunit 2-like protein isoform X1, with amino-acid sequence MAVCVAVIAKENYPLYIRSAPTENELKFHYMVHTSLDVVDEKISAMGKALVDQRELYLGLLYPTEDYKVYGYVTNSKVKFVMVVDSSNTALRDNEIRSMFRKLHNSYTDVMCNPFYNPGDRIQSRWALSLCRAFDNMVTSMMIQVC; translated from the exons ATGGCGGTGTGCGTCGCGGTGATCGCCAAGGAG AATTACCCTCTCTACATCCGCAGCGCTCCCACGGAGAACGAGCTGAAGTTCCACTACATGGTGCACACCTCCCTGGATGTGGTGGACGAGAAGATCTCCGCGATGGGGAAGGCGCTGGTCGACCAGAGGGAGCTCTACCTGGGCCTGCTCTACCCTACGGAGGACTACAAGGT GTACGGCTACGTGACCAACTCCAAAGTGAAGTTCGTCATGGTGGTGGACTCCTCCAACACAGCCCTTCGAGACAACGAAATCCGCAGC ATGTTCCGGAAGCTGCATAACTCCTACACAGACGTGATGTGCAACCCCTTCTACAACCCCGGGGACCGTATCCAGTCGAGGTGGGCCCT TTCTCTTTGCAGGGCCTTTGATAACATGGTGACGTCCATGATGATACAAGTCTGTTGA
- the APRT gene encoding adenine phosphoribosyltransferase: MAEPEPSELQLVAQRIRSFPDFPTPGVLFRDVSPLLKDPAAFRASIYLLARHLRAAHGDRIDYVAGLDSRGFLFGPCLAQELGLGFVLIRKSGKLPGPTVRASYSLEYGKAELEMQTDALEPGKKVVVVDDLLATGGTMRAACELLGRLQAEVLECVSLVELSSLRGRERLGLVPFFSLLQYE, from the exons ATGGCTGAGCCCGAGCCGTCCGAGCTGCAGCTGGTGGCGCAGCGGATCCGCAGCTTCCCCGACTTCCCCACGCCGGGCGTGCTGTTCAG GGACGTGTCGCCGCTGCTGAAGGACCCCGCCGCCTTCCGCGCCTCCATCTACCTGCTGGCACGGCACCTGCGGGCGGCACACGGCGACCGCATCGACTACGTGGCGG GCCTGGACTCGCGAGGCTTCCTGTTCGGGCCGTGCCTGGCGcaggagctgggcctgggctTCGTGCTCATCCGCAAGAGCGGGAAGCTGCCGGGCCCCACCGTGAGGGCCTCGTACTCGCTGGAGTACGGGAAG GCTGAGCTGGAGATGCAGACAGACGCCCTGGAGCCAGGGAAGAAGGTGGTGGTCGTGGACGACCTGCTGGCCACTGGCG GAACCATGCGAGCTGCCTGTGAGCTGCTGGGCCGGCTGCAGGCCGAGGTGCTGGAGTGCGTGAGCCTCGTGGAGCTGAGCTCCCTGCGAGGCCGCGAAAGGCTGGGGCTGGTGcccttcttctccctcctgcAGTACGAGTGA
- the GALNS gene encoding N-acetylgalactosamine-6-sulfatase, which produces MVAVARATRWRLLLLVLSALRLGAASAPQPPNILLLLMDDMGWGDLGVYGEPSRETPNLDRMAAEGMLFPNFYSANPLCSPSRAALLTGRLPIRNGFYTTNAHARNGYTPQEIVGGIPDSELLLPELLKEAGYASKIVGKWHLGHRPQFHPLKHGFDEWFGSPNCHFGPYNNRARPNIPVYRDREMVGRFYEEFPINLKTGEANLTQIYLQEALDFIKTQHARRRPFFLYWAIDATHAPVYASKPFLGTSRRGRYGDAVREIDDSVGRILSLLGDLSIRESTFVFFTSDNGAALVSAPRQGGSNGPFLCGKQTTFEGGMREPAIAWWPGHVPAAQVSYQLGSVMDLFTTSLSLAGLKPPSDRAIDGLDLLPAMLQGRLTDRPIFYYRGNTLMAVTLGQYKAHFWTWTNSWEEFRQGVDFCPGQNVSGVTTHTQEEHTELPLIFHLGRDPGERYPLRFDSTEYLDALGRISPVVRQHQAALVPGQPQLNVCDRAVMNWAPPGCEKLGKCLTPPESVPEKCSWPH; this is translated from the exons ATGGTGGCAGTTGCCAGGGCGACGAGgtggcggctgctgctgctggtgctaAGCGCTCTGAGACTTGGGGCTGCGAGCGCCCCACAGCCCCCCAACATCCTGCTGCTGCTCATGGACGAC ATGGGGTGGGGCGACCTGGGGGTGTACGGAGAACCTTCCAGAGAGACGCCGAATTTGGACCGGATGGCCGCAGAAGGGATGCTGTTCCCGAACTTCTATTCTGCCAACCCCCTGTGTTCACCGT CCAGGGCAGCTCTGCTCACGGGCCGGCTGCCCATCCGCAACGGCTTCTACACCACCAATGCCCACGCCAGGAACG GGTACACGCCGCAGGAGATCGTGGGCGGCATCCCGGACTCGGAGCTCCTCCTGCCGGAGCTGCTGAAGGAGGCCGGCTACGCCAGCAAGATCGTGGGCAAGTG GCACCTGGGCCACAGGCCGCAGTTCCACCCGCTGAAGCACGGATTTGACGAGTGGTTCGGATCCCCCAACTGCCACTTCGGACCCTACAACAACAGGGCCAGGCCCAACATCCCCGTGTACCGGGACCGGGAGATGGTCGGCAG GTTCTATGAAGAATTTCCGATTAACCTGAAGACTGGGGAGGCCAACCTCACACAGATCTACTTACAA GAGGCCCTGGACTTCATCAAGACACAGCACGCTAGGAGACGGCCCTTCTTCCTCTACTGGGCCATCGACGCCACGCACGCGCCTGTTTATGCTTCTAAACCTTTCCTGGGTACCAGTCGGCGAGGGCG GTACGGGGACGCCGTCCGGGAGATCGATGACAGCGTCGGGAGAATTCTGAGCCTGCTGGGCGACCTGAGCATCCGGGAGAGCACGTTCGTCTTCTTCACCTCCGACAACGGCGCGGCCCTGGTGTCTGCGCCCCGGCAAG GTGGCAGTAACGGCCCCTTTCTGTGTGGGAAGCAGACCACGTTCGAAGGCGGGATGAGGGAGCCTGCGATCGCGTGGTGGCCGGGGCACGTCCCTGCAGCCCAG GTGAGCTACCAGCTGGGCAGTGTCATGGACCTCTTCACCACCAGCCTGTCCCTCGCGGGCCTGAAGCCACCCAGCGACAGGGCCATCGACGGGCTCGACCTCCTCCCCGCCATGCTGCAGGGCCGGCTGACCGACAG GCCGATATTCTATTACCGTGGCAACACGCTGATGGCGGTCACTCTCGGCCAGTACAAGGCTCACTTCTGGACGTGGACCAACTCCTGGGAGGAGTTCAGACAG GGCGTGGACTTCTGCCCCGGCCAGAACGTCTCCGGGGTGACAACGCACACCCAGGAGGAGCACACGGAGCTGCCCCTGATCTTCCACCTGGGCCGGGACCCGGGGGAGAGGTACCCGCTGCG CTTTGACAGCACCGAGTACCTGGACGCCCTTGGCAGGATCAGCCCCGTCGTCCGGCAGCACCAGGCGGCCTTGGTCCCTGGGCAGCCGCAGCTCAACGTGTGCGATCGGGCAGTCATG AACTGGGCGCCCCCAGGCTGTGAGAAGTTGGGCAAGTGTCTGACGCCACCGGAGTCTGTCCCAGAGAAGTGCTCCTGGCCCCACTAG
- the TRAPPC2L gene encoding trafficking protein particle complex subunit 2-like protein isoform X3, which produces MWWTRRSPRWGRRWSTRGSSTWACSTLRRTTRLSCFSKVRAHRAPSLSTFPNQLCRYGYVTNSKVKFVMVVDSSNTALRDNEIRSMFRKLHNSYTDVMCNPFYNPGDRIQSRAFDNMVTSMMIQVC; this is translated from the exons ATGTGGTGGACGAGAAGATCTCCGCGATGGGGAAGGCGCTGGTCGACCAGAGGGAGCTCTACCTGGGCCTGCTCTACCCTACGGAGGACTACAAG GTTGTCTTGTTTCTCCAAAGTGagggcacacagggccc CCTCCTTGAGTACGTTCCCTAACCAGCTGTGCAGGTACGGCTACGTGACCAACTCCAAAGTGAAGTTCGTCATGGTGGTGGACTCCTCCAACACAGCCCTTCGAGACAACGAAATCCGCAGC ATGTTCCGGAAGCTGCATAACTCCTACACAGACGTGATGTGCAACCCCTTCTACAACCCCGGGGACCGTATCCAGTCGAG GGCCTTTGATAACATGGTGACGTCCATGATGATACAAGTCTGTTGA